A region of the Fulvia fulva chromosome 7, complete sequence genome:
CCGGTCCCGGTGCTACGAACACAATCACGCCCATGCAGGATGCCCTTATGGATGGTACCCCAATGGTCGTGTTCTGTGGTCAGGTCGTCACTGGAGCAATTGGTTCGGACGCGTTTCAGGAAGCCGACACTGTGGGCATCTCAAGAGCTTGCACAAAGTGGAATGTCATGGTTAAGAACGTGGCAGAGCTCCCACGAAGGATAAATGAAGCTTTCGAGATTGCCACTTCTGGTAGACCCGGTCCAGTCTTGGTCGATCTGCCAAAGGATGTAACAGCCGGAAAGCTCCAGCGACCGATCCCAATGACTTCGACCCTGCCACTCCACCCATCTGCCGCGACTGTTGCAGCGCGTGAATTGTCGATGAAGCAGCTGGAGGGCAGCATCAAGCGGTCTGCAGACTTGATCAACGTGGCCAAGAAGCCAGTTGTGTATGCAGGTCAGGGTGTAATGGGCCATCCTGATGGTCCAAAGTTTTTGAAGGAGCTGTCAGAGAAGGCGCAGATCCCAGTGACAACCACCCTGCAAGGTCTTGGTGGATATGACGAACTGGATCCAAAGTCTCTTCACATGCTGGGTATGCACGGCTCTGCCTTCGCGAACATGGCCATGCAGGAAGCCGATTTGATCATCGCACTTGGTGCTCGCTTCGATGATCGTATTACCGGAGCTGTTGCGCGTTTCGCTCCAGCGGCGCGCAAGGCCGCAGAGGAGGGCCGCGGTGGCATCATTCACTTCGATATCATGCCAAAGAACATCAACAAGGTTGTGCAAGCGACCGAAGCCGTTGAGGGAGACGTGACCGCGAACTTGGCTCTTCTCCTACCACATGTGGAACAACGAACTGAGAGCGCGAGAAAGGAATGGTTCGACCAGATCAATGCTTGGAAGGAGAGATTTCCATGGGCATACGAGAAGGAGTCAGGACCGGACGGACCCATCAAGCCACAGAGTGTCATCACGAAACTCTCGGAAATGACCGCAGACCGGAAAGAGGATACCATCATCGCTACTGGTGTCGGTCAACATCAAATGTGGACAGCTCAACACTACAGATGGAGAACGCCACGCTCCATGATCACCTCCGGTGGTCTGGGCACGATGGGCTACGGTCTTCCAGCTGCCATTGGCGCCAAGGTCGCACAGCCGGAGAAGCTCGTCATCGACATTGACGGCGACGCTTCTTTCCTGATGACCCAGACTGAGCTTGGCACTGCTGCAGAGTTCAACATTGGCGTGAAAGTCATTGTTCTGAACAACGAAGAGCAAGGCATGGTCACTCAATGGCAGTCCTTGTTCTACAACGACCGCTTCGCACACACTCACCAACGGAATCCCGACTTTGTGAAGCTTTCCGAGGCGATGCACGTACCCGCGAGGAGAACGACCAAGCTCGCTACTTTGGAGGAAGACCTGCAATGGCTGATCGAGGGCTCCGGCCCAGGTCCAGCGTTCCTTGAGGTGAAGGTCGACCAGAAGGTGCCGGTGCTGCCTATGGTACCTGGTGGCAGCGCTCTCCACGAGTTCTTGGTGTACGACGAGGCCAaggagaaggagaggagacAGCGGACCAAGGAGCGATCTGGCCGATAGTCTGCTTCTTTCCGTTGTGTACAGCAAGGCGTTTTCTGGAGTTTCGTGGTTAGCATTTGGGCTGGAGCGCTTTCTTTTTTGCACCAGATCTGTCTGAATATGTAAGCGCTGAACAGGCGCTCTGTGTTTTCGCCGAACACCAACACATCCGAAAAGTTCTAGCGTAAGGAAATGTACTATGATGGCTCTGTCATGGGCTGAAGGGAAACACAGCTCGCGAAAGCCGTCTCATTCTCGCCAAGTGTCATGTCGTTGACTCGTCGTTCAGCGTCCGAAGCTGCTGTTGGGTCAGGTATATGATTGTTGTCCTGCCATGATGCTTGGTCGTTCTAGACTACCGACTGCAGCACTGCAGCACCATACTGCCGCGTCCGTCAGCATGGTTGGTGAGGGAAGTCAAAATCTGCTTGGGATGACCCTGAACAATGATATCAATATCACAAAATCGTCGATTGACAAGTTTGGCAGGTTGTTTTCGCCGTTTTCTGCAAACTGAGATCTTTCACTGCAGGCGATCATAGATGATGAACCAACCATTTTCTCGAATGACATATCCGAGGTTTCGAAACATCTACACCTCTCCGTAGGAGAGGACGCAGTTACGAAGTCCTCGGATACAAGCATACAACATGAACATGATGAACGTTTGTCGTCCGCAGACCACGTTCTTACGTGTTCACTCATCAACATTTATTAACAAACATCACTGTAAGACGGCCTGGCGTTACACGAGATCTGACCACATCTCACCGACATCTCGTGCTCCCTGGCTGGCGGTGCGGTGCTGCCCAGTGATACACTAGCTCGCCGGGCTGCTGTTCCGCCCCAGGAAACTAGCAGAGCATGATGCCAAAGTTAGTCGGACGGGGATGGCCTTGTGAACCTGCCGAAGATTTTCAATTGAGACGGAGCGTCGGAGCCTTTTTCGTTCGTTCTTGGGCCAGACTCTTGACCACGTGCGATATCTTCGGGTGTTGTTGTGGACAAGCATGGAGTTGTGGCGGTGTGGGATTGGGAGTGGATGTGGAAGCTGCGATGAGGTGCTGGTGGGAGAGTACTATGCTTTGATGTTTGTGTCGGGTGAAAGTGTCTTTTCTCTCTCGGATCTGTTGCACATGGGAATCCCGATACAACTCACGCCATGGGCTGAACTTCAAGCTCTCATCAAGAAGTCGCAGAAATGCCACATTTACTCACTACCGACACGGTCTGCGACTTGGCGCATTCGGCTTTCACT
Encoded here:
- a CDS encoding Acetolactate synthase catalytic subunit, mitochondrial; translation: MTCMKTAAMLQSKAAKQAIQCLPRARRFSTTPAPAAISPYRKQTAQKPQESGRRNVSKSATRTAQAAPAPQRAVPSPAFNRDEPNLRNVQPLEKFRQPEMDHSFVGMTGGEIFHEMMLRHNVEHVFGYPGGAILPVFDAIYNSEHFNFILPRHEQGAGHMAEGYARASGKPGVVVVTSGPGATNTITPMQDALMDGTPMVVFCGQVVTGAIGSDAFQEADTVGISRACTKWNVMVKNVAELPRRINEAFEIATSGRPGPVLVDLPKDVTAGKLQRPIPMTSTLPLHPSAATVAARELSMKQLEGSIKRSADLINVAKKPVVYAGQGVMGHPDGPKFLKELSEKAQIPVTTTLQGLGGYDELDPKSLHMLGMHGSAFANMAMQEADLIIALGARFDDRITGAVARFAPAARKAAEEGRGGIIHFDIMPKNINKVVQATEAVEGDVTANLALLLPHVEQRTESARKEWFDQINAWKERFPWAYEKESGPDGPIKPQSVITKLSEMTADRKEDTIIATGVGQHQMWTAQHYRWRTPRSMITSGGLGTMGYGLPAAIGAKVAQPEKLVIDIDGDASFLMTQTELGTAAEFNIGVKVIVLNNEEQGMVTQWQSLFYNDRFAHTHQRNPDFVKLSEAMHVPARRTTKLATLEEDLQWLIEGSGPGPAFLEVKVDQKVPVLPMVPGGSALHEFLVYDEAKEKERRQRTKERSGR